A region from the Triticum aestivum cultivar Chinese Spring chromosome 3D, IWGSC CS RefSeq v2.1, whole genome shotgun sequence genome encodes:
- the LOC123074752 gene encoding coiled-coil domain-containing protein 25, whose amino-acid sequence MVFYFKARPDAGDYTIYMGADKNENEELIKYGLPEDVWFHVDKVSSAHVYLRLKKGDSIDTISEGLLEDCAQLVKAHSIQGNKMNNVEVVYTPWSNLKKATSMDVGQVGFHNHRLVHVLTVEKRVNEILNRLNKTRVERRPDLKAEKDASNAAEKAERKMQLKDKKRREEMERVVKERQAEIRSYKGLMVAEKMTSNRQIASAGKSIQEMEDEFV is encoded by the exons ATGGTGTTCTACTTCAAGGCGCGGCCGGACGCCGGCGATTACACCATCTACATGGGCGCCGACAAGAACGAGAACGAGGAGCTCATCAAGTACGGCCTCCCCGAGGACGTCTG GTTCCATGTGGACAAGGTGTCGTCGGCGCACGTCTACCTGAGGCTCAAGAAAGGCGACTCCATAGACACCATCAGCGAAGGACTCCTGGAGGATTGCGCGCAGCTCGTAAAAGCGCATTCCATTCAAG GAAACAAGATGAACAATGTCGAGGTGGTCTACACGCCATGGTCTAATCTCAAGAAGGCGACATCCATGGATGTCGGCCAAGTTGGCTTCCACAACCATCGCCTG GTGCATGTTTTGACAGTGGAGAAGCGTGTCAATGAGATCCTCAACAGGTTGAATAAGACCAGGGTCGAGCGCCGACCAGATCTCAAAG CCGAGAAAGATGCATCAAATGCAGCGGAGAAGGCCGAGAGGAAGATGCAGCTGAAAGACAAG AAGCGCAGGGAGGAGATGGAGAGGGTGGTGAAGGAGCGGCAGGCCGAGATACGGAGCTACAAGGGCCTCATGGTCGCCGAGAAGATGACCTCCAACCGCCAGATCGCCTCGGCCGGCAAGTCCATACAGGAAATGGAGGACGAGTTCGTCTAG